One region of Carassius carassius chromosome 41, fCarCar2.1, whole genome shotgun sequence genomic DNA includes:
- the stoml3a gene encoding stomatin (EPB72)-like 3a: protein MTTIIRVQNQETGSSRHTTQDDKPPSLGCFGWFIIFIAIIITIGLLPVTMFMCIKIVKEYERAVIFRLGRIVDKKPKGPGIFFVLPCTDTFRKVDLRTVTFDIPAQEFLTKDSVTVSVDGVVYFRVFDPICSVANVSNADHATRLLAQTTLRNVLGTKSLSELLSDREGISYNMQMALDEATSVWGIKVERVEIKDVKLPIQLQRAMAAEAEAAREARAKVIAAEGEMNASRALKEASLVISESPSALQLRYLQTLNAIAAERNSTIIFPVPIDLIQHFTSKKNE from the exons ATGACCACCATAATCAGGGTCCAAAACCAGGAGACTGGGAGCAGCAGACATACAACACAAG ATGATAAACCTCCCTCACTGGGATGCTTTGGCTGGTTCATTATCTTTATCGCCATCATTATCACTATAGGGTTGCTTCCTGTTACCATGTTTATGTGCATCAAG ATTGTGAAGGAGTATGAAAGGGCTGTGATCTTTCGATTAGGTCGTATTGTGGACAAGAAACCAAAAGGACCTG GAATTTTCTTTGTGCTGCCATGTACTGATACATTCAGGAAGGTGGACTTAAGAACGGTGACATTTGATATTCCTGCTCAAGAG TTTCTGACAAAGGACTCTGTGACCGTAAGTGTGGATGGTGTGGTGTACTTTCGTGTCTTTGACCCGATCTGTTCCGTGGCCAACGTGTCGAATGCAGACCATGCAACACGGCTGTTGGCACAGACCACCCTGCGAAATGTTCTGGGCACAAAGAGCCTGTCAGAGCTGCTGTCTGACAGAGAGGGCATTTCATACAACATGCAG ATGGCCTTGGATGAGGCCACTAGCGTGTGGGGCATTAAAGTGGAGCGAGTGGAGATAAAGGATGTTAAGCTGCCCATCCAGCTTCAGAGAGCCATGGCTGCAGAAGCTGAAGCTGCTCGAGAAGCACGTGCAAAG GTGATTGCAGCTGAGGGTGAGATGAATGCCTCGCGGGCACTGAAGGAAGCGTCTCTAGTGATCTCTGAGTCACCATCAGCTCTGCAGCTGCGATACCTCCAGACTCTAAACGCCATAGCAGCAGAAAGAAACTCCACCATTATCTTCCCCGTGCCTATTGATCTCattcagcatttcacatcaaaaaagaatgaatga
- the LOC132122990 gene encoding mitochondrial ornithine transporter 1-like has product MTATDTMPGRTHHGPQQMRPKPQAKAFSPRASHSPALLLSATPHAPSWISITLALPFSSTPLIPPWASLLQSSSLGSTATLWFSPPAALPVSSLPADLLDVQKACSGSVASVFSSLALCPTELIKCQLQAMHEMEASGKIASEQKSTVWSVVRNVLRTNGPLGFYQGLTTPIVREVPGYFCFFGGYQLSLSMFANHMGRDKEHIAVLPLMFSDGFGGACLWLVVYPIDCVKSCIQVQSLAGKQEGFLKTLMGILRNEGVAPLYSGLTPTMIRTFPANVKSSFFQEVAL; this is encoded by the exons ATGACTGCCACTGACACGATGCCTGGCCGCACACACCATGGACCTCAGCAAATGAGGCCCAAACCTCAGGCCAAGGCATTTTCACCTCGGGCTTCCCATTCTCCAGCTCTTCTGTTGTCAGCCACTCCTCATGCTCCATCGTGGATTTCCATTACTCTGGCTCTGCCTTTTTCATCCACACCGCTGATTCCACCTTGGGCTTCTCTTCTACAATCTTCTTCTTTGGGGTCTACAGCTACGCTGTGGTTTTCTCCTCCTGCAGCTCTGCCAGTCTCTTCTCTGCCAGCTGATCTACT TGATGTTCAGAAGGCCTGCTCAGGCTCGGTTGCTTCTGTCTTCTCCTCTTTGGCTTTATGCCCCACTGAACTGATTAAATGTCAGCTGCAGGCCATGCATGAAATGGAGGCATCTGGCAAGATCGCCAGCGAACAGAAAAG CACAGTGTGGTCTGTTGTGAGAAATGTGCTACGGACAAATGGTCCTCTGGGTTTCTATCAGGGTCTCACCACCCCTATAGTCCGTGAGGTACCTGGATACTTCTGTTTCTTTGGAGGATATCAACTCAGCCTCTCAATGTTTGCCAACCACATGGGCAGAGACAAAGAGCACATAG CTGTTTTGCCATTGATGTTCAGCGATGGTTTTGGCGGTGCCTGTCTGTGGTTGGTTGTGTACCCCATAGACTGTGTGAAGTCTTGCATCCAGGTTCAGTCTTTAGCCGGGAAACAGGAAGGCTTCCTCAAGACTCTTATGGGGATTTTACGAAATGAGG GAGTGGCACCTCTGTATTCAGGTCTGACCCCAACTATGATCCGAACATTTCCTGCCAATGTAAAATCTTCATTCTTCCAGGAAGTAGCGCTATAA